A region of Nocardioides sp. JS614 DNA encodes the following proteins:
- a CDS encoding response regulator, with protein MSRVLVVDDEPQIVRALAINLRARGYEVVAAGDGGEALELAAAHPPDVVILDLGLPDLDGVDVIAGLRGWTAVPILVLSGRSDSTDKVDALDAGADDYVTKPFGMDELMARLRAMLRRNQAVDPTPAVAFGDVVVDLTATRVTVRGQEIRLTPTEWHLLEVLVRHPGKLISQRQLLLDVWGPGYETAQGNLRLYVAQLRRKLEPDPSRPRYFRTEPGMGYRFEP; from the coding sequence ATGAGCCGCGTCCTCGTGGTCGACGACGAGCCCCAGATCGTCCGGGCCCTTGCGATCAACCTGCGCGCGAGGGGGTACGAGGTGGTCGCCGCCGGGGACGGTGGCGAGGCGCTTGAGCTTGCGGCCGCGCACCCGCCCGATGTGGTCATCCTCGATCTCGGCCTGCCCGACCTCGATGGCGTCGACGTGATCGCCGGGCTCCGGGGCTGGACCGCCGTGCCGATCCTCGTGCTGTCGGGGCGCAGCGACAGCACCGACAAGGTCGATGCCCTCGACGCGGGTGCCGACGACTACGTCACGAAGCCGTTCGGGATGGATGAGCTGATGGCGCGGCTGCGAGCCATGCTGCGCCGCAACCAAGCGGTCGACCCGACACCCGCGGTGGCCTTTGGCGACGTCGTCGTCGACCTCACCGCCACCCGGGTGACGGTGCGGGGGCAGGAGATCCGGCTCACTCCGACCGAGTGGCACCTGCTCGAGGTCCTGGTCCGGCACCCCGGCAAGCTGATCAGCCAGCGGCAGCTTCTGCTCGACGTGTGGGGGCCGGGGTACGAGACCGCGCAGGGGAACCTGCGGCTCTATGTCGCCCAGCTGCGCCGCAAGCTCGAGCCGGATCCGTCCCGTCCCAGGTACTTCAGGACCGAGCCCGGCATGGGCTACCGGTTCGAACCCTGA
- a CDS encoding NAD(P)H-dependent flavin oxidoreductase has protein sequence MLQTRFTEEFGIEHPIVCGGMTGVGTAELVAAVANAGALGFLAALTQPTPADLDVEIRRTRALTDRPFGVNLTLLPTIEPVPYDAYRQVIIDNRITVVETAGSSPAPHMEAFKAAGIKVVHKAVAVRHALSAERLGVDALSVDGFECAGHPGEDDVPGLVLIPAVAAKTGLPLIASGGFATGGGLVAALALGASAINMGTRFVATVEAQVHDNVKQQIVRNTERDTNLVFRKFRNTARVAKNAYSDEIREIEARPGSTFEDIAHLASGARGRESVLGKGLMDDGLWWTGQAQGLITEVLTCQQVVDDVVGEARELIGSRLPHTLAAR, from the coding sequence GTGCTACAGACCCGGTTCACCGAGGAGTTCGGCATCGAGCACCCGATCGTCTGCGGTGGCATGACCGGGGTGGGCACGGCCGAGCTGGTCGCCGCGGTGGCGAACGCCGGGGCCTTGGGCTTCCTGGCCGCGCTGACCCAGCCGACGCCTGCGGACCTCGACGTGGAGATCCGCCGGACCCGGGCTCTCACCGACCGGCCCTTCGGTGTGAACCTGACCCTGCTGCCGACCATCGAGCCGGTCCCATACGACGCGTACCGCCAGGTGATCATCGACAACCGGATCACCGTCGTGGAGACCGCGGGGTCGAGCCCGGCGCCGCACATGGAGGCCTTCAAGGCCGCCGGCATCAAGGTCGTGCACAAGGCGGTGGCGGTCCGGCACGCGCTCTCGGCCGAGCGGCTGGGTGTGGACGCCCTGTCGGTCGACGGGTTCGAGTGCGCGGGCCACCCCGGCGAGGACGACGTGCCCGGCCTCGTGCTCATCCCGGCGGTCGCGGCGAAGACCGGCCTTCCCCTCATCGCTTCCGGCGGGTTCGCCACCGGAGGTGGCCTCGTCGCGGCGCTGGCGCTCGGCGCGAGCGCCATCAACATGGGCACCCGCTTCGTGGCGACGGTCGAGGCCCAGGTCCACGACAACGTGAAGCAGCAGATCGTGCGCAACACCGAGCGCGACACGAACCTCGTGTTCCGGAAGTTCCGCAACACCGCCCGGGTGGCCAAGAACGCCTACTCCGACGAGATCCGAGAGATCGAGGCGCGACCGGGGTCCACGTTCGAGGACATCGCGCACCTCGCGTCCGGCGCCCGGGGTCGCGAGTCGGTCCTCGGCAAGGGCCTCATGGACGACGGCCTGTGGTGGACCGGCCAGGCGCAGGGGCTGATCACCGAGGTGCTCACGTGCCAGCAGGTCGTCGACGACGTCGTCGGCGAGGCGCGCGAGCTGATCGGCAGCAGGTTGCCGCACACCCTCGCCGCCCGGTGA
- a CDS encoding DMT family transporter: MSKRTSRWALAAFAVVGFIWGSNFLFMKWAAEEISPRQIALLRVAFGLLPVLALGLARREFRRWHLRHTVHFAVMGVLATSLYYVLYAAGTERLPSGLAGALSGAIPLFAFMVGAVALPTEPMTPRRVLGAFLGLAGVVMMARPWNVHGSVDPVGVLLMVTGSACVGASFVYTRRFITGLDIPPTALTTYQMALGLVALLPLTDLHGIGAIRGDHRALVGLVLGLGLVGTGLSYVIFYYLIAELGAATASAASYLPPVVALAIGWIGLGEPLRHADLAAVALILLGVAIIRAGARTYRAERGTQ, from the coding sequence GTGAGCAAGCGAACCTCGCGCTGGGCGCTGGCGGCTTTCGCGGTCGTCGGCTTCATCTGGGGCAGCAACTTCTTGTTCATGAAGTGGGCGGCCGAGGAGATCTCGCCGCGTCAGATAGCGCTCCTGCGGGTCGCCTTCGGACTTCTCCCGGTGCTCGCGCTCGGCCTGGCGAGACGGGAGTTCCGCCGCTGGCACCTGCGGCACACGGTCCACTTCGCGGTGATGGGCGTGCTCGCCACGAGCCTGTACTACGTGCTCTACGCGGCCGGTACCGAGCGGCTCCCCTCAGGGCTGGCGGGCGCTCTGAGCGGCGCCATCCCGCTGTTCGCGTTCATGGTCGGCGCGGTCGCCCTGCCGACCGAGCCGATGACGCCGCGCCGGGTCCTCGGGGCCTTCCTGGGACTCGCCGGCGTGGTGATGATGGCCCGCCCGTGGAACGTGCACGGGAGCGTCGATCCCGTGGGGGTCCTGCTGATGGTCACCGGCTCCGCCTGCGTCGGCGCCTCCTTCGTCTACACCCGGCGCTTCATCACCGGCCTCGACATCCCGCCGACCGCCCTCACGACGTACCAGATGGCGCTCGGCCTGGTCGCGCTCCTGCCCCTCACCGACCTCCACGGGATCGGAGCGATCCGTGGCGACCACCGCGCGCTCGTGGGTCTCGTCCTCGGCCTCGGGCTGGTCGGCACAGGCCTGTCCTACGTAATCTTCTACTACCTCATCGCCGAGCTCGGTGCAGCAACTGCGTCCGCGGCCTCGTACCTGCCCCCGGTGGTCGCGCTAGCGATCGGGTGGATCGGCCTCGGCGAGCCGCTGCGCCACGCCGACCTTGCCGCGGTGGCGCTGATCCTGCTAGGCGTGGCGATCATCCGGGCCGGCGCCCGCACGTACCGGGCCGAGCGCGGAACCCAGTGA
- a CDS encoding 3-oxoacyl-ACP reductase family protein, with protein MSDITFDFSGRTVLVTGAARGIGLELARRFQVSGASTYLLDADSDAVREAASDLGARGLAVDVSDTDQVESAVRNAHDETGRVDVVVNNAGILRDKMLWKLTDDDWDRVLAIHAGGTFRMTRAAVPYFREQRYGRVVNVTSFTGLHGNLGQANYAAAKAGIIGFTKTAAKELAGFGVTVNAISPNAETRMIASIPDERKAEIAATIPLGRFADPSEMSAAVCFLASQDAGYITGTVLPVDGGIAM; from the coding sequence ATGTCCGACATCACCTTCGACTTCTCCGGCAGGACCGTCTTGGTCACCGGCGCGGCCCGCGGCATCGGCCTCGAGCTGGCGCGCCGCTTCCAGGTGTCCGGGGCGAGCACGTACCTGCTCGACGCCGACAGCGACGCGGTCCGCGAGGCGGCCTCCGACCTTGGGGCGCGCGGGCTCGCCGTCGACGTGAGCGACACCGATCAGGTGGAGAGCGCCGTGCGGAACGCCCACGACGAGACCGGCCGGGTCGACGTGGTCGTTAACAACGCCGGGATCCTGCGGGACAAGATGCTCTGGAAGCTGACCGACGACGACTGGGACCGCGTGCTCGCGATCCATGCCGGTGGCACCTTCCGGATGACTCGCGCCGCAGTGCCGTACTTCCGGGAGCAGCGCTACGGCCGGGTCGTGAATGTCACCTCGTTCACCGGCCTGCACGGCAACCTCGGCCAGGCCAACTACGCGGCCGCCAAGGCCGGGATCATCGGCTTCACCAAGACCGCGGCCAAGGAGCTCGCCGGCTTCGGTGTCACGGTGAACGCGATCTCGCCGAATGCGGAGACCCGGATGATCGCCTCGATCCCGGACGAGCGGAAGGCGGAGATCGCCGCCACGATCCCGCTCGGCCGGTTCGCCGACCCGAGCGAGATGTCGGCCGCGGTCTGCTTCCTCGCGTCGCAGGACGCCGGGTACATCACCGGCACGGTGCTGCCGGTCGACGGCGGCATCGCGATGTGA
- a CDS encoding crotonase/enoyl-CoA hydratase family protein encodes MQFETLAWDVDEHGVLTLTLSRPEQLNAFSLTMADELEAAFRLVRTAAQVRAVVVTGHGRAFCAGMDLSAEGNVFGLDEAAAPTVADLRDRLTAPPFQDGVRDTGGKVALAIHECDKPVIAAINGAAVGVGATMTLAMDIRMASTAARIGFVFGRLGIVPEATSSYFLPRIVGLQKALELVYAADILSASDALDLGLLRSVHEPEDLLPAARELARSFVEDRSVPALAMTRRLMCSGAAAAHPIEAHRRDSLAMWHASVGDGREGVRAFLEKRPPVFTGTIDDVPDLG; translated from the coding sequence ATGCAGTTCGAGACCCTGGCCTGGGACGTCGACGAGCACGGCGTCCTGACGCTGACCCTCTCCCGACCCGAGCAGCTCAACGCGTTCTCCCTCACCATGGCGGACGAGCTCGAGGCGGCGTTCCGTCTGGTCCGGACCGCCGCCCAGGTCCGGGCGGTCGTCGTGACCGGCCACGGGCGCGCGTTCTGCGCCGGCATGGACCTCTCCGCAGAGGGCAACGTGTTCGGGCTCGACGAGGCAGCGGCCCCGACCGTCGCGGACCTGCGCGACCGACTGACCGCGCCGCCGTTCCAGGACGGGGTCCGGGACACCGGCGGCAAGGTCGCGCTCGCGATCCACGAGTGCGACAAGCCGGTGATCGCTGCCATCAACGGGGCGGCCGTCGGCGTCGGTGCGACCATGACGCTGGCGATGGACATCCGGATGGCCTCGACCGCGGCGCGGATCGGCTTCGTCTTCGGGCGCCTGGGCATCGTGCCCGAGGCCACCTCGTCGTACTTCCTGCCCCGCATCGTCGGTCTCCAGAAGGCGCTCGAGCTGGTCTACGCCGCCGACATCCTCAGTGCGTCCGACGCGCTGGACCTCGGGCTGCTGCGGTCGGTCCACGAGCCGGAGGACCTGCTCCCGGCGGCCCGCGAGCTGGCCCGCTCGTTCGTGGAGGACCGGTCCGTGCCGGCTCTGGCGATGACCCGCCGGCTCATGTGCAGCGGCGCCGCTGCCGCGCACCCGATCGAGGCGCACCGCCGCGACAGCCTCGCGATGTGGCACGCCTCCGTCGGCGACGGTCGCGAGGGGGTCCGGGCCTTCCTCGAGAAGCGGCCGCCCGTGTTCACCGGCACGATCGACGACGTCCCGGACCTGGGATGA
- a CDS encoding amino acid transporter has protein sequence MGEVRLDLEPQEAPAGRLREWLFHRPDAAQHVGPHATQHADGAPQPWWKVMCLTGVDYFSTLGYQPGIAFLAAGLLSPLATIILVLLTLFGALPVYRRVAAESPHGQGSIAMLERLLPFWRGKLFVLALLGFALTDFIITITLSAADATAHLVENPHVEFLHGQELWVTLGLVALLGAVFLKGFTEAIGVAVALVTTYLTLNAVVIAVSAVHVLRDASRVTDWTAALTAEHGNVALMVAVSLTLFPKLALGMSGFETGVAVMSHVKGEPDDDTERPAGRIRHTKRLLTTAACIMSVYLISSSLVTTLLIPPSEFEQGGSANGRALAYLAHLYLGGAFGTAYDVSTILILWFAGASAMAGMLNLIPRYLPRYGMSPEWAGAVRPLVLVLTGTAFLITWIFDADVDAQGGAYATGVLVLMTSAAVAVTLAARRAGQRKLTVAFALIGLVLAYTTADNVRERPDGIKIGACFIAAIILVSLLSRVARAFELRTTEISYDTRADAFLRDCARRSIRLVANEPGAHGPEEYRAKIQQIIDDHDLPNAGDIIFIEVTVGDYSDFESRIDVRGEIRHDHYRVLTVTGATVPNTLAALLLDIRDRTGVRPHIYFEWTEGNPVAHLLRFLLFGAGEVAPITREVLRRAEPQRARRPHIHAG, from the coding sequence ATGGGCGAAGTGAGACTCGACCTCGAGCCCCAGGAGGCGCCTGCCGGGCGGCTCCGGGAGTGGCTGTTCCACCGCCCCGACGCCGCACAGCACGTCGGCCCGCACGCCACCCAACACGCCGACGGCGCACCACAGCCCTGGTGGAAGGTGATGTGTCTGACCGGCGTGGACTACTTCTCGACGCTCGGGTACCAGCCGGGCATCGCGTTCCTGGCCGCCGGGCTGCTGAGCCCGCTCGCCACGATCATCCTCGTGCTGCTCACGCTCTTCGGTGCGCTCCCGGTCTATCGGCGGGTCGCCGCGGAGAGCCCGCACGGCCAAGGGTCGATCGCCATGCTGGAGCGCCTTCTGCCGTTCTGGCGCGGCAAGCTCTTCGTGCTCGCCCTCCTCGGGTTCGCCCTGACGGACTTCATCATCACGATCACGCTCTCCGCGGCCGACGCCACCGCCCACCTCGTCGAGAACCCGCACGTCGAGTTCCTGCACGGCCAGGAGCTCTGGGTCACGCTGGGCCTGGTCGCGCTCCTCGGCGCCGTCTTCCTGAAGGGGTTCACCGAGGCGATCGGTGTCGCGGTCGCCCTCGTGACGACGTACCTGACGCTCAACGCGGTGGTGATCGCAGTGTCCGCCGTGCACGTCCTCCGAGACGCCAGCCGCGTCACCGACTGGACCGCCGCGCTCACCGCCGAGCACGGCAACGTCGCCCTCATGGTCGCGGTCTCACTCACGCTCTTCCCCAAGCTGGCACTGGGGATGTCGGGCTTCGAGACCGGCGTCGCCGTGATGAGCCACGTCAAGGGCGAGCCGGACGACGACACCGAACGCCCGGCCGGCCGGATCCGCCACACCAAGCGGCTCCTGACCACGGCCGCCTGCATCATGAGCGTGTACCTGATCAGCTCCAGCCTGGTCACGACCCTGCTCATCCCGCCGTCCGAGTTCGAGCAGGGCGGCAGCGCCAACGGCAGGGCGCTGGCCTACCTGGCACACCTCTACCTCGGAGGGGCGTTCGGGACGGCGTACGACGTCTCGACGATCCTCATCCTGTGGTTCGCGGGTGCATCCGCCATGGCCGGCATGCTGAACCTGATCCCGAGGTACCTGCCGCGCTACGGCATGTCTCCCGAGTGGGCCGGCGCCGTGCGCCCCCTCGTGCTGGTGCTCACGGGCACGGCGTTCCTCATCACCTGGATCTTCGATGCCGACGTGGACGCCCAGGGCGGGGCCTACGCCACCGGTGTTCTCGTGCTGATGACGTCCGCAGCGGTCGCGGTCACCCTGGCTGCGCGACGAGCAGGTCAACGCAAGCTCACGGTCGCGTTCGCGCTGATCGGCCTGGTCCTGGCCTACACGACGGCGGACAACGTGCGTGAGCGGCCCGACGGCATCAAGATCGGCGCCTGCTTCATCGCCGCCATCATCCTGGTCTCGCTGCTCTCCCGGGTGGCGCGGGCCTTCGAGCTCCGGACGACCGAGATCTCCTACGACACCCGCGCGGACGCCTTCCTGCGCGACTGTGCACGCCGCTCGATCCGGCTGGTCGCCAACGAGCCGGGCGCGCACGGTCCCGAGGAATATCGCGCGAAGATCCAGCAGATCATCGACGACCACGATCTGCCGAACGCCGGCGACATCATCTTCATCGAGGTCACCGTCGGCGACTACTCGGACTTCGAGAGCCGCATCGACGTCCGCGGGGAGATCCGCCATGACCACTACCGCGTGCTCACGGTCACGGGCGCCACGGTGCCCAACACCCTGGCGGCGCTCCTGCTCGACATCCGCGACCGCACCGGGGTGCGCCCGCACATCTACTTCGAGTGGACGGAGGGGAACCCGGTCGCCCACCTGCTCCGCTTCCTGCTCTTCGGCGCCGGTGAGGTTGCCCCGATCACGCGCGAGGTGCTCCGCCGGGCGGAGCCGCAGCGGGCGCGCCGGCCGCACATCCACGCCGGCTGA
- a CDS encoding acyl-CoA dehydrogenase, with product MSVLQDKLLPTLDYLLHEWLDLGELLERPRFADHDRGGIDDLLRAAADIAAEKYEPANRIIDDHEPVFDDGRVVLPKETAEAWNAFVEFGFLQATHDVEHGGMQLPRTADFAAKVIFGAASIGISPAVLTEANAALLLTYGNRLQRELFAARELTGRWTGTMCLSESQAGSSLSDITTRAVPEPDGADDPLGPRYRLTGNKMWISAGEHDLAENIVHLVLAKTPGPDGAIDPSTKGISLFVVPKFLVDTAGALLERNDVVLVGLNHKLGYRGTPNTALAFGDGTWEPQGGKGAVGYLVGEPGQGLRQMFHMMNAARIEIGLGAAALGFAGYAASLDYAKSRRQGRPLTRSGKDATQPQVPLVEHADVKRMLLAQKAYAEGGIALGLYAARLLDEQATGTPEQVAEAGRLLEILTPVVKSWPSEWCLEANSLAIQVLGGSGYTRDFPVEQYWRDNRLNMIHEGTHGIQALDLLGRKIRLEGGAYLAAQGERVAATVTKAHTAGFEAESVALAHAWRRVVDVAAEAWSTGDPEDALANATPYLQGFGHVVLAWVWLDVAAAAASCSHPEAAGKVAAMRYFYGYELPKVGAWFDVAARRDPLCRDLDPALL from the coding sequence ATGAGCGTCCTGCAGGACAAGCTGCTGCCCACTCTGGACTACCTGCTGCACGAGTGGCTGGACCTGGGCGAGTTGCTCGAGCGACCCCGCTTCGCCGACCACGACCGGGGCGGCATCGACGACCTCCTCCGGGCGGCGGCCGACATCGCCGCCGAGAAGTACGAGCCGGCCAACCGGATCATCGACGACCACGAGCCCGTCTTCGACGACGGCCGGGTCGTGCTGCCGAAGGAGACCGCCGAGGCGTGGAACGCCTTCGTCGAGTTCGGCTTCCTGCAGGCCACGCACGACGTCGAGCACGGCGGCATGCAGCTGCCGCGGACCGCGGACTTCGCCGCCAAGGTGATCTTCGGTGCCGCCTCGATCGGGATCAGCCCGGCCGTCCTCACCGAGGCGAACGCGGCGCTGCTGCTCACGTACGGCAACCGGCTCCAGCGCGAGCTGTTCGCCGCCCGGGAGCTCACCGGGCGGTGGACGGGGACCATGTGCCTGTCCGAGTCCCAGGCCGGTTCCTCGCTCTCGGACATCACCACGCGCGCGGTCCCGGAGCCGGACGGCGCCGACGACCCGCTCGGACCGCGCTACCGGCTGACCGGAAACAAGATGTGGATCAGCGCCGGTGAGCACGACCTGGCCGAGAACATCGTGCACCTGGTGCTTGCGAAGACCCCTGGGCCGGACGGTGCCATCGACCCGAGCACTAAGGGCATCTCGCTGTTCGTGGTCCCGAAGTTCCTGGTGGACACGGCCGGTGCCCTGCTCGAGCGCAACGACGTCGTGCTCGTCGGGCTCAACCACAAGCTGGGCTACCGCGGCACGCCCAACACCGCCCTCGCCTTCGGTGATGGCACCTGGGAACCGCAGGGCGGGAAGGGCGCGGTCGGCTACCTGGTAGGCGAACCCGGGCAGGGCCTGAGGCAGATGTTCCACATGATGAACGCCGCCCGGATCGAGATCGGCCTCGGTGCGGCAGCGCTCGGGTTCGCCGGCTACGCGGCCTCACTGGACTACGCGAAGAGCCGTCGGCAGGGTCGGCCGCTCACCCGGTCCGGCAAGGATGCGACGCAGCCGCAGGTGCCGCTGGTCGAGCACGCGGACGTGAAGCGGATGCTGCTAGCGCAGAAGGCGTACGCCGAGGGCGGCATCGCCCTGGGCCTGTACGCCGCCCGCCTCCTCGACGAGCAGGCCACCGGCACGCCGGAGCAGGTCGCGGAGGCCGGCCGGCTCCTGGAGATCCTCACGCCGGTGGTGAAGAGCTGGCCCAGCGAGTGGTGCCTGGAGGCGAACAGCCTGGCGATCCAGGTGCTCGGCGGCTCCGGCTACACCCGGGACTTCCCGGTCGAGCAGTACTGGCGCGACAACCGGCTCAACATGATCCACGAGGGCACCCACGGCATCCAGGCCCTCGACCTGCTCGGGCGGAAGATCCGGCTCGAGGGAGGCGCCTACCTGGCGGCCCAGGGGGAGCGGGTGGCCGCGACCGTGACGAAGGCGCACACCGCCGGGTTCGAGGCGGAGTCGGTCGCGCTCGCGCACGCTTGGCGCCGCGTCGTCGACGTCGCCGCGGAGGCCTGGTCGACCGGGGACCCCGAGGACGCGCTGGCCAACGCGACGCCGTACCTCCAGGGGTTCGGGCACGTCGTGCTGGCCTGGGTGTGGCTCGACGTCGCGGCGGCGGCGGCGAGCTGCAGCCACCCGGAGGCAGCCGGGAAGGTCGCCGCGATGCGGTACTTCTACGGCTACGAGCTGCCCAAGGTGGGGGCCTGGTTCGACGTCGCCGCGCGGCGCGATCCTCTCTGCCGGGACCTTGATCCTGCCCTGCTCTGA
- a CDS encoding VOC family protein, whose amino-acid sequence MSEHTVRQVLLSTDDLDESIKFYEGLGFALKFRDGTHYAALDGGSVTIALATALDHPLPGKVVVGIRTDDVDGAAAAIEASGGAIVKAPYDDAHERRAVVYDNQGNGLVFYKAH is encoded by the coding sequence ATGAGCGAGCACACCGTGCGCCAGGTCCTGCTGTCGACCGACGACTTGGACGAGTCGATCAAGTTCTACGAGGGCCTCGGCTTCGCGCTGAAGTTCCGTGACGGCACGCACTACGCGGCGCTCGACGGCGGCTCGGTCACCATCGCCCTGGCCACCGCCCTCGACCACCCGTTGCCCGGCAAGGTCGTCGTCGGCATCAGGACCGACGACGTCGACGGTGCGGCGGCGGCGATCGAGGCGAGTGGTGGCGCGATCGTCAAGGCGCCGTACGACGACGCCCACGAGCGGCGCGCCGTGGTCTACGACAACCAGGGCAACGGCCTGGTGTTCTACAAGGCCCACTGA
- a CDS encoding DMT family transporter has protein sequence MAGLTQGRALVMAVGSAVGSSSSGPLAKALLDGGWSPVGVAVARSALSALLLVVPAVLVLRGRADLLRQARVGIVVLGVFGIAGTVVCYFNAVARMPVGVALMVQYASPLLVLAFTSWRHRRVPARATLVGAAVAMAGLVLVVGLVGDARPSIAGVLWACGGAACLATYFTASDQLSDLPPAGLACVSLGIAALSAGALAVVGLMPMTWVARDVDVAGHATSWLLPLVLLVLVATVFAYTMSMASVGVLGARLASFVSLSELLAAVLIAWAVLGEVPRPVQLVGGLLIGIGVLLVRNESVAAIPVQ, from the coding sequence ATGGCCGGACTCACCCAGGGGCGCGCGCTGGTGATGGCGGTCGGGTCCGCGGTGGGGTCCAGCAGCAGCGGGCCGCTCGCCAAGGCGCTGCTGGACGGCGGCTGGAGCCCGGTCGGGGTCGCGGTGGCGAGGTCGGCGCTCTCCGCCCTGCTCCTCGTCGTTCCGGCGGTGCTGGTCCTGCGCGGCCGTGCAGACCTGCTGCGACAAGCCCGCGTCGGGATCGTCGTCCTCGGTGTGTTCGGGATCGCCGGCACCGTCGTCTGCTACTTCAACGCGGTGGCCCGGATGCCGGTGGGAGTCGCCCTGATGGTGCAGTACGCCTCGCCGCTGCTGGTTCTCGCGTTCACGTCCTGGCGGCACCGGCGGGTCCCGGCTCGGGCCACCCTGGTGGGTGCCGCGGTCGCGATGGCCGGGCTCGTGCTGGTCGTGGGTCTGGTTGGTGACGCGCGACCGAGTATCGCCGGCGTGCTGTGGGCCTGCGGCGGCGCCGCGTGCCTGGCGACGTACTTCACCGCGTCCGACCAGCTCTCGGACCTGCCCCCGGCCGGCCTGGCCTGCGTCAGTCTCGGCATCGCGGCGCTGAGTGCCGGCGCGCTCGCGGTCGTCGGGCTGATGCCGATGACGTGGGTGGCCCGCGACGTCGACGTCGCCGGCCACGCCACCAGCTGGCTGCTGCCGCTCGTGTTGCTGGTGCTCGTCGCGACCGTGTTCGCCTACACCATGAGCATGGCCTCGGTCGGCGTCCTCGGTGCCCGGCTGGCCTCGTTCGTGTCCCTGTCCGAGCTGCTGGCCGCGGTGCTGATCGCGTGGGCGGTGCTCGGGGAGGTGCCGCGGCCGGTCCAGCTCGTGGGCGGGCTGCTGATCGGGATCGGCGTGCTGCTGGTCCGCAACGAGTCGGTGGCCGCCATACCGGTGCAGTGA
- a CDS encoding sensor histidine kinase, whose translation MVRGSLSLERRVVGYVLAAVGSAGLLALLVPLRVHLDLASEALLFLLLVVTTAIVGGLGPALLACVLCSAILNFFFTAPFHTFRIHEASDIVAVLVFAMVAVMVSWVVDLAARRASAVREAAELEAGNRLRTALLAAVGHDLRTPLATAKAVVSGLRSREVTLAEDDRHELLETADDALDRLADLIDDLLDLSRLQAGALPVRTRAVPVEDIVARALDDLGVVPRAVVLDLPEQVPEVLVDPALLERVIVNVVANAQRYAPGPPLITAAAVGDRLELRVIDRGPGIPTADRDRVFVPFQRLGDTGPAGLGLGLALSRGLVEAMGGRLVLEETAGGGLTLVISLPTASTAPPVQVTP comes from the coding sequence ATGGTCCGCGGCAGCCTGAGCCTCGAGCGCCGGGTCGTCGGCTATGTGCTGGCGGCGGTGGGGTCTGCCGGCCTCCTCGCCCTGCTGGTCCCGCTGCGCGTTCACCTCGACCTAGCCAGTGAGGCGCTGCTCTTCCTCCTGCTGGTCGTCACCACCGCGATCGTCGGCGGTCTTGGCCCGGCGCTCCTCGCGTGCGTGCTGTGCTCGGCGATCCTGAACTTCTTCTTCACCGCTCCGTTCCACACCTTCCGCATCCACGAGGCCAGCGACATCGTGGCGGTGCTCGTGTTCGCGATGGTTGCTGTGATGGTCAGCTGGGTCGTCGATCTCGCTGCCCGGCGAGCGTCCGCGGTACGAGAAGCGGCCGAGCTCGAGGCCGGCAACCGGCTCCGCACCGCGCTCCTCGCCGCGGTCGGCCACGACCTGCGCACTCCGCTGGCGACTGCGAAGGCCGTCGTCTCCGGACTCCGTAGCCGCGAGGTGACGCTCGCTGAGGACGACCGCCACGAGCTCCTCGAGACCGCTGACGACGCACTCGACCGGTTGGCCGACCTGATCGACGACCTCCTCGACCTCAGCCGGCTGCAGGCCGGGGCGCTGCCGGTCCGCACCCGGGCGGTGCCGGTCGAGGACATTGTCGCCCGGGCGCTCGACGACCTGGGCGTGGTGCCTCGCGCCGTCGTCCTGGACCTGCCGGAGCAGGTGCCGGAGGTCCTGGTCGACCCCGCCCTGCTGGAGCGGGTGATCGTCAACGTCGTGGCCAACGCCCAACGCTACGCACCTGGTCCGCCGCTGATCACTGCGGCCGCCGTCGGGGATCGACTGGAGCTGCGCGTCATCGATCGCGGCCCGGGGATCCCGACTGCCGATCGGGACCGGGTGTTCGTCCCCTTCCAGCGGCTGGGTGACACCGGCCCGGCGGGCCTGGGACTGGGCCTGGCCCTCTCCCGGGGCCTGGTCGAGGCCATGGGGGGCCGCCTGGTGCTCGAGGAGACGGCCGGTGGCGGGCTGACGCTGGTCATCTCGTTGCCGACGGCATCGACCGCACCCCCCGTGCAGGTGACCCCATGA